One segment of Salvelinus fontinalis isolate EN_2023a chromosome 42, ASM2944872v1, whole genome shotgun sequence DNA contains the following:
- the LOC129841019 gene encoding protein PAT1 homolog 1-like, which produces MFRFQSLDEDCTLEKEEGLVEEEDEIDQFNDDTFGDGAIDDDWQEEHKRLAELEEQKNNGLGGLGLGALGMGGMGGDNASTVHLPPPASRVPHPSSLPPPHHSLSSMPPPDLEERGGGDLAESLAMLILGADPAIASVGGPAGPGDRSTGLPPPPSIPQQHHHPSQLPPHHPLTSSGLPPGPLHPSLLSYQQHQHLIRRGAAPMPQMNSHNIWENNLGFGPVSITPGLLTQMEDSPLMSIIKEVGLPNRPPPMMSEDGRDLSERAPPPRSSSPVIGSPPVRAVPIGTPPKQPMSHAMNHQQQIHHPTAVHVRAPVQHQHRYPPSFPERISPNTLLNIANSPLCRPPFPAGMGPVLSQIQRAQMLNSQVAGFPRGCQGPPLLPGGGGFRPFFGQPPPHRMGPHSGGPPPNHVPCPIIRHNTTHLHPQHRRMLTQRMQSRGGERGGRVGDWRSRDPYSNLMTQREKEWVAKIQMMQLQSTDPYLDDYYYQNYFEKMEKRQERDRDGVRKEHTTKLITPQVAKLEHTYRPVQFAGSLGKLTVSSVNNPRKMIDTVVTSRTDDEEKREKQVWNKRRQILYTVEKMYSLLLEVQDFEKRFMQTPEEQREALLEQHKTHTLQLYASLKEKEWDDRVSDEQCLLIMSVRKGKRLISRLIPFLPPLQAATVVMGIARNLPALAKKDKQDQVLCWLVEPIAVVISSLSSASLTDLLQELQGNEGQLSRVLQNKFGVTLLYLILSEGERMQSSNPTCQLMDDNRWTELVFSVTRELLNVPSSSLSPPLFTPPNLLSLFSRYVDRQRLELLQEKLQISALSR; this is translated from the exons ATGTTCCGTTTTCAG tcccttgaTGAAGATTGTAccctggagaaggaggaggggctgGTAGAAGAAGAAGATGAGATTGACCAGTTTAATGACGACACCTTCGGAGATGGGGCCATCG ACGATGACTGGCAGGAGGAGCACAAGCGCCTAGCCGAGCTCGAAGAACAAAAGAACAACGGACTCGGAGGTTTAGGACTAggggcactagggatggggggaatgGGAGGAGATAACGCCTCCACTGTTCACCTTCCTCCTCCCGCCAGTCGTGTCCCCCACccgtcttccctccccccaccACATCACTCCCTCTCTTCGATGCCCCCTCCGGacctggaggagagggggggaggcgaCCTAGCCGAGTCCCTAGCCATGTTGATTCTCGGGGCGGACCCGGCCATCGCCAGTGTGGGTGGTCCAGCCGGGCCTGGTGACCGGTCCACtggtctccctcctcccccttccattccccagcagcaccaccacccctcccagctccctcCCCACCACCCGCTGACCTCGTCTGGGCTACCCCCCGGCCCACTGCACCCCTCCCTGCTTAGCTACCAGCAGCATCAGCACCTCATACGCCGAGGGGCGGCCCCCATGCCACAG aTGAACTCACACAATATCTGGGAGAACAACTTGGGATTCGGGCCTGTGAGCATCACCCCTGGACTACTCACTCAAATGGAG GACAGTCCACTTATGTCTATCATCAAAGAAGTGGGGCTGCCCAATCGGCCTCCGCCAATGATGAGCGAGGATGGGCGGGACTTGTCGGAAAGGGCCCCCCCGCCTCGCTCGTCCTCTCCTGTGATTGGTAGCCCACCAGTGAGGGCTGTGCCTATCGGGACTCCGCCCAAGCAGCCGATGAGTCATGCAATGAATCATCAGCAGCAG atcCACCACCCCACCGCCGTTCATGTGCGAGCCCCGGTCCAACACCAACACCGCTACCCCCCTTCCTTCCCCGAGCGCATCTCTCCCAACACCCTCTTAAACATCGCT aacTCTCCTCTGTGTCGTCCTCCGTTCCCGGCCGGCATGGGCCCCGTTCTGTCCCAGATCCAACGCGCCCAGATGCTCAACTCTCAG gtTGCTGGCTTCCCCAGGGGCTGTCAGGGTCCCCCGTTGCTGCCTGGTGGCGGAGGCTTCAGGCCCTTCTTCGGCCAGCCCCCTCCCCACAGGATGGGTCCCCACTCCGGCGGGCCCCCTCCCAACCAcgtcccctgtcccatcatccgGCACAACACCACGCACCTGCACCCCCAGCACCGCCGCATGCTCACCCAGAGGAtgcagagtagaggagg TGAGCGTGGCGGGCGTGTGGGGGACTGGCGGAGCAGGGACCCCTACAGTAACTTGATGACCCAGAGGGAGAAGGAGTGGGTGGCCAAGATCCAGATGATGCAGCTGCAGAGCACTGATCCCTACCTGGACGACTACTACTACCAG AATTACTTTGAGAAGATGGAGAAGAGgcaggagcgagacagagacggCGTGAGGAAGGAGCACACCACCAAACTCATCACCCCCCAGGTGGCCAAGCTGGAACACACCTACAGACCAG TGCAGTTTGCAGGCTCGCTGGGTAAGCTGACTGTGTCCAGCGTCAACAACCCCAGGAAGATGATCGACACGGTGGTGACTAGTCGCACTGACGACGAG gagaagagggagaaacaggTGTGGAATAAGAGACGGCAGATCCTCTACACTGTGGAGAAG aTGTACAGTCTGCTGCTGGAGGTGCAGGACTTTGAGAAGCGCTTCATGCAAACGccggaggagcagagagaggcccTGCTGGAGCAGCACAAAACCCACACGCTGCAGCTCTACGCCTCCCTGAAGGAGAAGGAGTGGGACGACAG GGTGAGTGACGAGCAGTGCCTGTTGATCATGTCGGTGCGTAAGGGAAAGCGCCTCATCTCCAGGCTCATCCCTTTCCTGCCTCCGCTGCAGGCCGCCACCGTTGTCATGGGGATTGCCCGGAACCTGCCCGCCCTGGCCAAGAAAGACAAACAGGACCAG gtGCTGTGCTGGTTGGTGGAGCCCATTGCCGTGGTGATCTCATCCCTATCTAGCGCCTCCCTCACAGATTTGCTGCAGGAGCTGCAAGGCAACGAGGGTCAACTGTCCAGAGTGTTACAAAATAAG tTTGGTGTGACACTGCTTTACCTGATCCTGAGTGAAGGCGAGAGAATGCAGAGCTCTAACCCCACCTGTCAACTCATGGATGACAATCGATG GACAGAGTTGGTGTTCTCTGTGACCAGGGAGCTGCTCAACGTGCCCTCCTCgtccctgtcccctcctctcttcacccctcccaacctgctctctctcttctcgcgcTACGTAGACCGACAGAGGCTGGAGCTGCTGCAGGAGAAGTTACA GATCTCCGCATTGTCGAGGTAG